CTTTGTGGTGGCGAGCAACAAAAAGTTTCGCTTGCGCGCGCTTTATCGACAGGGGCTAAACTGCTTCTTCTTGATGAACCGCTTTCGGCGCTCGATGCGAGGGTCAGGGTTGACCTCAGATATGAACTTAGAAGACTCGTTAAGTCCCTTGGTCTCACAGCACTTCATGTCACACATGACCAAGAAGAGGCGATGAGTGTTTCAGACAGAATTGTCGTAATGAGAAGCGGGAAAATCGTTGAAATCGGGACGCCGATGAAAATTTATACAAGGCCTGAAAATATTTTCACGGCGAATTTCATCGGCGAAACGAATCTGCTTGAGGGTTGGGTAACACGTGCTTGTGAAAACGAGACGGAGGTTGAACTGAGAGACGGAACGGTGATCGCTGCCTCCCCTTCAAATTTCAGGGAGGGCGATGCCGTCGTTGTCTCAGTCAGGCCAGAAAATCTCTTTTCCTCTGAACACGGAATCCAGGCAGTCGTTACCGATATGAGGTATATCGGCACATTCATTCGTGTGATTGCCAAGGCAAAAACAGAGGAAACCATTGAATTTGACATTCCAACGTCAAAAAAACGTGAATATAATATTGGGGATGAAATTCATTTATCATTCGAAAAGGACTCGGCGCTCGTGTTCGCAAGGGGTCCGGGCGGAATCGAGGAGGCGATAAGTCTTGAGTGAAAAGAGATCACTGTTGGATTGGTTCAGTAGGCGTCGTGAGTCTGTGGTGATGAACGGAATCAGAAATCATGCGCTTCGCGTGAGCGACACGATCGCGGAGCTCAACAGGGCGATTGCGGCAATCGGCAATGGTGAAAGGACGAAGGCGCTTGAGGCGATACAGAGACTTCTCGTCTCCGAAAAAGAAGCAGATTTTTATGAGTCGACGATCAGCGAAGAGCTCAGCAAGGGCGATCTCGATGCGAGGGAAAGGGAAGATTTGATGCATCTTGTGCGCAGGATGGACTATGTGGCGGATTGGGGCAAAGAGGCGGCATTGAATCTACAGATGATTATCGAAGCAGGCGTGGAAGTGCCGAAGTCTCTTTGGGAGAAGTACCATGCGATGACGGCCGAACTCGAGCGGGCCACACGGATGCTGAAAATGAGTATCGACAACCTTGGCGTCAACGAGGAGGAGGTTGTTAAACACGAGCGTGAGGTTGAGACTGCAGAACATAATCTTGATGAGATGTATTTCGACACAAAGAAGCAGATTCTTTTTGCGCAAATGGATCCAAGAGCGATCTTTCTTATGAGGGACATTCTGCATGGAATCGAGAATTCGGCTGACAGCTGCAAAGATACAGCGGATATCATACATATTCTTCTAACGGCCGAACAGCACCGGGCAAGGTAAGGGATCATCGGTGATGCGTAGACTCTTCGGGACAAACGGCGTACGGGGAATTGTCAACTCGGAAATGAGTATCGAGCTCGCAATGGATCTAGGTAGGGCAATAGGCACTGCGCTTGGAGGAAAGTTAGCGATCGGAATGGATTCGCGCATCTCGGGAGAAATGCTCAAATGTGCAGTATCTGCAGGGTTGATGTCAACAGGGGTGAGGGTGTTCGATCTTGGCATTCTCCCGACGCCAGCACTCCAGTACTATGTTAAAGCAAGAAAACTCGATGGTGGCGTTGTGATAACGGCTTCTCATAATCCACCGGAATTCAACGGAATCAAGTGTATCGCGGCAGATGGCACAGAAATGGCAAGAGAGGATGAAGAGAGAATCGAGAAGATCTTTTTTGACCGCTCCTTCGCCGTCAAAGAATGGGACACGGTTGGATCATTACACCATCAATCAAACGCCCCCAATCTATATCTTGACTCGATTGCAGGACATGTTGATCGGGATGCGATTCGAAAGGCGTCGATGACGGTTGTCGTCGATTGCGCAAATGGCGCGGGCTCCATCACAACACCCCGGCTTCTCGAATCACTCGGGGTTCGAGCTATCACACTCAACTGCAACCCACAGGGCACTTTTCCAGGTCGACCGAGTGAACCAACGGAAGAGAATCTTTCGGATTTGATTGCGCTTGTGAAGAAGACCTCTGCAGATCTTGGAATTGCACATGACGGCGATGCTGATCGAACCATTTTCATCGACGAGAACGGGAAATTTGTGCATGGCGATCGAAGTCTTGCGCTGATCGCGCGAAGTATTGTTAGGTCAAGAGGAGGAGGGCTCGTCGTCACACCTGTGAGTACTTCGCGGTGCGTTGAGGACGTGGTGATTGCTGCAGGCGGACAAATAAAATACACGAAAGTCGGCGCTCCAATCGTCGCGAGGGAAAT
This region of Methanomassiliicoccales archaeon genomic DNA includes:
- a CDS encoding ABC transporter ATP-binding protein, translating into MPTVELRNVTMKWGRVIAAENVNLRIEDREYVTILGPSGCGKTTLVKIIAGILEPSSGEVFIDGKNMRGVPIEERDIGYVFQNIALFPHLDVYENVAYSLRVKGADRNELEKIPHQYLDLVKLLDKMKMFPSSLCGGEQQKVSLARALSTGAKLLLLDEPLSALDARVRVDLRYELRRLVKSLGLTALHVTHDQEEAMSVSDRIVVMRSGKIVEIGTPMKIYTRPENIFTANFIGETNLLEGWVTRACENETEVELRDGTVIAASPSNFREGDAVVVSVRPENLFSSEHGIQAVVTDMRYIGTFIRVIAKAKTEETIEFDIPTSKKREYNIGDEIHLSFEKDSALVFARGPGGIEEAISLE
- a CDS encoding DUF47 family protein, with product MSEKRSLLDWFSRRRESVVMNGIRNHALRVSDTIAELNRAIAAIGNGERTKALEAIQRLLVSEKEADFYESTISEELSKGDLDAREREDLMHLVRRMDYVADWGKEAALNLQMIIEAGVEVPKSLWEKYHAMTAELERATRMLKMSIDNLGVNEEEVVKHEREVETAEHNLDEMYFDTKKQILFAQMDPRAIFLMRDILHGIENSADSCKDTADIIHILLTAEQHRAR
- the glmM gene encoding phosphoglucosamine mutase → MRRLFGTNGVRGIVNSEMSIELAMDLGRAIGTALGGKLAIGMDSRISGEMLKCAVSAGLMSTGVRVFDLGILPTPALQYYVKARKLDGGVVITASHNPPEFNGIKCIAADGTEMAREDEERIEKIFFDRSFAVKEWDTVGSLHHQSNAPNLYLDSIAGHVDRDAIRKASMTVVVDCANGAGSITTPRLLESLGVRAITLNCNPQGTFPGRPSEPTEENLSDLIALVKKTSADLGIAHDGDADRTIFIDENGKFVHGDRSLALIARSIVRSRGGGLVVTPVSTSRCVEDVVIAAGGQIKYTKVGAPIVAREMKSTGAVFGGEENGGLIFPEHQYCRDGLMTVAKMLEIVSKEGKLSSLLDEIPRYSLIKGKVECRNEIKQDVMAQLCNRFREKTIDTTDGIKIFFDDGWVLIRPSGTEPIFRLIVEGMTEADAKHYFAEFKTMLREIIQRVND